From the Neobacillus sp. PS3-34 genome, the window AAGCCGGAAATTCCGGCTTCTTTTCATTATAAAATATACTTATCAATTTTCAGGATTAATTCAGCAATCTCCGGCTTGCTAATTTGTCCTTCAGCGCCGACTTTGTTTCCTTTATGGCGAAGGTCTTCCGTTATTAAAGAAGAGAAAATAATCACAGGTATGGGCGCCATTTTTGGATGCTCCTTCACCTTTTTTGTGAAATGGTGCCCATCCATTTTGGGCATTTCAATATCTGTGATGATTAACTGAACCTCTTCGGCAGGATTCTTTCCCTCACTTACTAAATTTTCAAGATAGTCGTATGCGTCCTGACCATTCTCAAAAAAATCAACATTATCATATCCTGCCTCTGATAATGTATCAAAAAGCATTTTTCTTAAAAGAGGGGAATCTTCGGCCGCAATCAGTTTCTTATCTGAACGCTCTCTTTTCCCCAGCTTTTTTACTTCCTGAACCCTAATACCAGAATCAGGATTGATTTCAACAATGATTTTTTCAAAATCAAGTAATAGTATCATTTCTCCGTTGATTTTAACAACGCCAATAATCTGGCTTTCCTGGCCGTTATACATTCCTGATGGTTTTTCAATATCCTGCCAGGAAATTCGATGAATTTGATTGACACCCTGAACGTGGAATACAATTTTTTG encodes:
- a CDS encoding chemotaxis protein — encoded protein: MENNKGILLESGTNELEIVEFNAGINKFGINVIKVKEIINPVQVVAIPHAHPYVEGIIELRGEVLPVISIANALGFPPSENQQLDKFIVTEFNKQKIVFHVQGVNQIHRISWQDIEKPSGMYNGQESQIIGVVKINGEMILLLDFEKIIVEINPDSGIRVQEVKKLGKRERSDKKLIAAEDSPLLRKMLFDTLSEAGYDNVDFFENGQDAYDYLENLVSEGKNPAEEVQLIITDIEMPKMDGHHFTKKVKEHPKMAPIPVIIFSSLITEDLRHKGNKVGAEGQISKPEIAELILKIDKYIL